One window from the genome of Musa acuminata AAA Group cultivar baxijiao chromosome BXJ1-4, Cavendish_Baxijiao_AAA, whole genome shotgun sequence encodes:
- the LOC135650001 gene encoding uncharacterized protein LOC135650001 isoform X2 — protein sequence MLVSFLFGFVAGFVALVAAEGLAFLWLMGRLRRKRLAVGVASRSQLIARGLDAERSLTVPFEKKGSVWVLEPKKVRKINTDELPKKGTKQQKKNDILEVIPVKRYAKIKDQSLILSNSDGSKTTIQLLGCTVVAVSASNLASRKWAKRYPIKLESNDSKIYKGSKACYLYFDTSWEKESWCKALRLASCPDRGKWNWFSQLGEDFQDYLSSLSIEYPSFLKPSTLYTETTNRTSRIDESSRVQLFLKKFSKKASKNALESRQSSISSSSCGERKIDNRLPSTTGASSSDGFVISSSEDKFSSTLCWNLLLSRLFFDAKNSIEINNLIKACIQTTLSNTRRPSYLCEISCTGLDLGSVLPYIHRMRVFPVDLNQVLSMEIDIEYSGGIILDIETRLKVRELELQKDLIKTSLESNSTYELNSDFLEGIEHYGNQLKSPSNSATGMGNRNEVDKADGLRNSKSASWTSGHVSRWKAILHSLANQVSQVPLSLSIRVISLRGTLRLYIKPPPSDQLWFGFTTMPELDWNLESSVGDRKITSSHIALLISNRFKAAIRDSLVLPNCETICIPWMLAEKDDWVPRKVAPFMWINNENTEMTWPEFPVPQNREDKPKLDGSNKTKDSLDDKVDEAKNVIHVEQPT from the exons ATGCTCGTCTCCTTCTTGTTCGGCTTCGTGGCGGGGTTCGTGGCCCTGGTGGCCGCCGAGGGCTTGGCCTTCCTGTGGCTTATGGGTCGCCTCCGCCGGAAGCGCCTCGCTGTGGGCGTGGCCTCCCGGTCGCAGTTGATCGCCCGCGGTCTCGATGCCGAGCGGTCGCTCACTGTTCCCTTTGAGAAGAAG GGCTCAGTTTGGGTACTAGAACCAAAAAAAGTTCGAAAAATTAACACTGATGAATTGCCAAAAAAAGGGaccaaacaacaaaagaaaaatgatATCCTGGAGGTTATTCCTGTCAAAAGATATGCTAAAATTAAGGATCAGTCATTAATCTTGTCCAATTCTGATGGTTCTAAAACAACAATACAACTTTTGGGCTGTACGGTGGTAGCTGTTTCTGCATCAAATTTAGCTTCACGAAAGTG GGCTAAAAGGTATCCCATTAAATTGGAGAGCAATGACTCAAAGATTTATAAGGGGAGTAAGGCATGTTACTTGTACTTTGACACTTCATGGGAGAAGGAATCTTGGTGCAAAGCACTCCGTCTTGCTTCCTGCCCTGATAGGGGAAAATGGAACTGGTTCTCTCAGTTGGGTGAAGATTTCCAAGACTATCTGTCATCCTTAAGTATTGAATATCCTTCCTTTCTGAAGCCATCAACGCTTTATACTGAGACTACTAACAGAACAAGTAGGATTGATGAATCCTCCAGAGTTCAATTGTTTCTGAAAAAATTTtctaagaaggcttcgaaaaatgCTTTAGAAAGTAGACAAAGTTCAATCTCATCATCAAGTTGTGGTGAAAGGAAGATTGACAACAGGTTACCTTCCACGACTGGTGCATCATCAAGTGATGGATTTGTAATTAGTTCATCTGAAGACAAATTTTCAA GTACACTTTGTTGGAATCTGTTGCTATCAAGGCTATTTTTTGATGCAAAAAATAGTATTGAGATCAATAATCTCATAAAAGCATGCATCCAG ACGACATTGTCAAATACAAGAAGACCAAGTTATCTGTGTGAAATATCATGTACTGGCTTAGATCTTGGTAGCGTTCTACCTTACATTCATAGAATGAGAGTTTTCCCTGTAGACTTGAATCAGGTGTTGTCTATGGAAATTGATATCGAATACTCTGGTGGTATAATATTAGACATAGAGACAAGACTTAAAGTTCGTGAATTGGAATTGCAAAaggacttgataaaaacaagtttagaaTCAAATTCTACTTACGAGTTGAATTCCGATTTTCTTGAAGGTATTGAGCATTATGGAAACCAGTTGAAATCTCCAAGCAACTCAGCCACTGGAATGGGTAACAGAAATGAAGTGGATAAAGCAG ATGGCCTTAGAAACTCCAAGAGTGCCAGTTGGACTTCGGGTCATGTGTCTAGATGGAAGGCCATCCTACATTCTCTTGCTAATCAAGTTTCACAG GTACCACTTTCTTTATCAATACGAGTCATTTCACTTCGTGGGACATTGCGCTTATATATAAAGCCACCACCTTCTGATCAACTATGGTTTGGCTTCACAACAATGCCAGAATTAGATTGGAATTTGGAGTCTTCAGTTGGGGATCGGAAAATAACCAGCAGCCACATTGCTTTGCTTATCAGCAATCGATTTAAG GCTGCAATTCGAGACAGTCTTGTGCTCCCTAATTGTGAAACCATATGCATCCCATGGATGTTGGCTGAAAAGGATGATTGGGTACCAAGAAAAGTCGCACCATTTATGTGGATCAACAATGAAAACACTGAAATGACATGGCCTGAGTTTCCGGTGCCCCAAAATAGGGAAGACAAACCGAAGCTTGATGGTAGTAACAAAACTAAAGACAGTCTTGATGACAAAGTTGACGAAGCAAAGAATGTAATACATGTCGAACAGCCAACGTAG
- the LOC135650001 gene encoding uncharacterized protein LOC135650001 isoform X1: protein MLVSFLFGFVAGFVALVAAEGLAFLWLMGRLRRKRLAVGVASRSQLIARGLDAERSLTVPFEKKGSVWVLEPKKVRKINTDELPKKGTKQQKKNDILEVIPVKRYAKIKDQSLILSNSDGSKTTIQLLGCTVVAVSASNLASRKWAKRYPIKLESNDSKIYKGSKACYLYFDTSWEKESWCKALRLASCPDRGKWNWFSQLGEDFQDYLSSLSIEYPSFLKPSTLYTETTNRTSRIDESSRVQLFLKKFSKKASKNALESRQSSISSSSCGERKIDNRLPSTTGASSSDGFVISSSEDKFSTADEKFVNDKGTLCWNLLLSRLFFDAKNSIEINNLIKACIQTTLSNTRRPSYLCEISCTGLDLGSVLPYIHRMRVFPVDLNQVLSMEIDIEYSGGIILDIETRLKVRELELQKDLIKTSLESNSTYELNSDFLEGIEHYGNQLKSPSNSATGMGNRNEVDKADGLRNSKSASWTSGHVSRWKAILHSLANQVSQVPLSLSIRVISLRGTLRLYIKPPPSDQLWFGFTTMPELDWNLESSVGDRKITSSHIALLISNRFKAAIRDSLVLPNCETICIPWMLAEKDDWVPRKVAPFMWINNENTEMTWPEFPVPQNREDKPKLDGSNKTKDSLDDKVDEAKNVIHVEQPT, encoded by the exons ATGCTCGTCTCCTTCTTGTTCGGCTTCGTGGCGGGGTTCGTGGCCCTGGTGGCCGCCGAGGGCTTGGCCTTCCTGTGGCTTATGGGTCGCCTCCGCCGGAAGCGCCTCGCTGTGGGCGTGGCCTCCCGGTCGCAGTTGATCGCCCGCGGTCTCGATGCCGAGCGGTCGCTCACTGTTCCCTTTGAGAAGAAG GGCTCAGTTTGGGTACTAGAACCAAAAAAAGTTCGAAAAATTAACACTGATGAATTGCCAAAAAAAGGGaccaaacaacaaaagaaaaatgatATCCTGGAGGTTATTCCTGTCAAAAGATATGCTAAAATTAAGGATCAGTCATTAATCTTGTCCAATTCTGATGGTTCTAAAACAACAATACAACTTTTGGGCTGTACGGTGGTAGCTGTTTCTGCATCAAATTTAGCTTCACGAAAGTG GGCTAAAAGGTATCCCATTAAATTGGAGAGCAATGACTCAAAGATTTATAAGGGGAGTAAGGCATGTTACTTGTACTTTGACACTTCATGGGAGAAGGAATCTTGGTGCAAAGCACTCCGTCTTGCTTCCTGCCCTGATAGGGGAAAATGGAACTGGTTCTCTCAGTTGGGTGAAGATTTCCAAGACTATCTGTCATCCTTAAGTATTGAATATCCTTCCTTTCTGAAGCCATCAACGCTTTATACTGAGACTACTAACAGAACAAGTAGGATTGATGAATCCTCCAGAGTTCAATTGTTTCTGAAAAAATTTtctaagaaggcttcgaaaaatgCTTTAGAAAGTAGACAAAGTTCAATCTCATCATCAAGTTGTGGTGAAAGGAAGATTGACAACAGGTTACCTTCCACGACTGGTGCATCATCAAGTGATGGATTTGTAATTAGTTCATCTGAAGACAAATTTTCAA CTGCTGATGAAAAGTTTGTAAATGATAAAGGTACACTTTGTTGGAATCTGTTGCTATCAAGGCTATTTTTTGATGCAAAAAATAGTATTGAGATCAATAATCTCATAAAAGCATGCATCCAG ACGACATTGTCAAATACAAGAAGACCAAGTTATCTGTGTGAAATATCATGTACTGGCTTAGATCTTGGTAGCGTTCTACCTTACATTCATAGAATGAGAGTTTTCCCTGTAGACTTGAATCAGGTGTTGTCTATGGAAATTGATATCGAATACTCTGGTGGTATAATATTAGACATAGAGACAAGACTTAAAGTTCGTGAATTGGAATTGCAAAaggacttgataaaaacaagtttagaaTCAAATTCTACTTACGAGTTGAATTCCGATTTTCTTGAAGGTATTGAGCATTATGGAAACCAGTTGAAATCTCCAAGCAACTCAGCCACTGGAATGGGTAACAGAAATGAAGTGGATAAAGCAG ATGGCCTTAGAAACTCCAAGAGTGCCAGTTGGACTTCGGGTCATGTGTCTAGATGGAAGGCCATCCTACATTCTCTTGCTAATCAAGTTTCACAG GTACCACTTTCTTTATCAATACGAGTCATTTCACTTCGTGGGACATTGCGCTTATATATAAAGCCACCACCTTCTGATCAACTATGGTTTGGCTTCACAACAATGCCAGAATTAGATTGGAATTTGGAGTCTTCAGTTGGGGATCGGAAAATAACCAGCAGCCACATTGCTTTGCTTATCAGCAATCGATTTAAG GCTGCAATTCGAGACAGTCTTGTGCTCCCTAATTGTGAAACCATATGCATCCCATGGATGTTGGCTGAAAAGGATGATTGGGTACCAAGAAAAGTCGCACCATTTATGTGGATCAACAATGAAAACACTGAAATGACATGGCCTGAGTTTCCGGTGCCCCAAAATAGGGAAGACAAACCGAAGCTTGATGGTAGTAACAAAACTAAAGACAGTCTTGATGACAAAGTTGACGAAGCAAAGAATGTAATACATGTCGAACAGCCAACGTAG
- the LOC135650001 gene encoding uncharacterized protein LOC135650001 isoform X3 encodes MLVSFLFGFVAGFVALVAAEGLAFLWLMGRLRRKRLAVGVASRSQLIARGLDAERSLTVPFEKKGSVWVLEPKKVRKINTDELPKKGTKQQKKNDILEVIPVKRYAKIKDQSLILSNSDGSKTTIQLLGCTVVAVSASNLASRKWAKRYPIKLESNDSKIYKGSKACYLYFDTSWEKESWCKALRLASCPDRGKWNWFSQLGEDFQDYLSSLSIEYPSFLKPSTLYTETTNRTSRIDESSRVQLFLKKFSKKASKNALESRQSSISSSSCGERKIDNRLPSTTGASSSDGFVISSSEDKFSTADEKFVNDKGTLCWNLLLSRLFFDAKNSIEINNLIKACIQTTLSNTRRPSYLCEISCTGLDLGIEHYGNQLKSPSNSATGMGNRNEVDKADGLRNSKSASWTSGHVSRWKAILHSLANQVSQVPLSLSIRVISLRGTLRLYIKPPPSDQLWFGFTTMPELDWNLESSVGDRKITSSHIALLISNRFKAAIRDSLVLPNCETICIPWMLAEKDDWVPRKVAPFMWINNENTEMTWPEFPVPQNREDKPKLDGSNKTKDSLDDKVDEAKNVIHVEQPT; translated from the exons ATGCTCGTCTCCTTCTTGTTCGGCTTCGTGGCGGGGTTCGTGGCCCTGGTGGCCGCCGAGGGCTTGGCCTTCCTGTGGCTTATGGGTCGCCTCCGCCGGAAGCGCCTCGCTGTGGGCGTGGCCTCCCGGTCGCAGTTGATCGCCCGCGGTCTCGATGCCGAGCGGTCGCTCACTGTTCCCTTTGAGAAGAAG GGCTCAGTTTGGGTACTAGAACCAAAAAAAGTTCGAAAAATTAACACTGATGAATTGCCAAAAAAAGGGaccaaacaacaaaagaaaaatgatATCCTGGAGGTTATTCCTGTCAAAAGATATGCTAAAATTAAGGATCAGTCATTAATCTTGTCCAATTCTGATGGTTCTAAAACAACAATACAACTTTTGGGCTGTACGGTGGTAGCTGTTTCTGCATCAAATTTAGCTTCACGAAAGTG GGCTAAAAGGTATCCCATTAAATTGGAGAGCAATGACTCAAAGATTTATAAGGGGAGTAAGGCATGTTACTTGTACTTTGACACTTCATGGGAGAAGGAATCTTGGTGCAAAGCACTCCGTCTTGCTTCCTGCCCTGATAGGGGAAAATGGAACTGGTTCTCTCAGTTGGGTGAAGATTTCCAAGACTATCTGTCATCCTTAAGTATTGAATATCCTTCCTTTCTGAAGCCATCAACGCTTTATACTGAGACTACTAACAGAACAAGTAGGATTGATGAATCCTCCAGAGTTCAATTGTTTCTGAAAAAATTTtctaagaaggcttcgaaaaatgCTTTAGAAAGTAGACAAAGTTCAATCTCATCATCAAGTTGTGGTGAAAGGAAGATTGACAACAGGTTACCTTCCACGACTGGTGCATCATCAAGTGATGGATTTGTAATTAGTTCATCTGAAGACAAATTTTCAA CTGCTGATGAAAAGTTTGTAAATGATAAAGGTACACTTTGTTGGAATCTGTTGCTATCAAGGCTATTTTTTGATGCAAAAAATAGTATTGAGATCAATAATCTCATAAAAGCATGCATCCAG ACGACATTGTCAAATACAAGAAGACCAAGTTATCTGTGTGAAATATCATGTACTGGCTTAGATCTTG GTATTGAGCATTATGGAAACCAGTTGAAATCTCCAAGCAACTCAGCCACTGGAATGGGTAACAGAAATGAAGTGGATAAAGCAG ATGGCCTTAGAAACTCCAAGAGTGCCAGTTGGACTTCGGGTCATGTGTCTAGATGGAAGGCCATCCTACATTCTCTTGCTAATCAAGTTTCACAG GTACCACTTTCTTTATCAATACGAGTCATTTCACTTCGTGGGACATTGCGCTTATATATAAAGCCACCACCTTCTGATCAACTATGGTTTGGCTTCACAACAATGCCAGAATTAGATTGGAATTTGGAGTCTTCAGTTGGGGATCGGAAAATAACCAGCAGCCACATTGCTTTGCTTATCAGCAATCGATTTAAG GCTGCAATTCGAGACAGTCTTGTGCTCCCTAATTGTGAAACCATATGCATCCCATGGATGTTGGCTGAAAAGGATGATTGGGTACCAAGAAAAGTCGCACCATTTATGTGGATCAACAATGAAAACACTGAAATGACATGGCCTGAGTTTCCGGTGCCCCAAAATAGGGAAGACAAACCGAAGCTTGATGGTAGTAACAAAACTAAAGACAGTCTTGATGACAAAGTTGACGAAGCAAAGAATGTAATACATGTCGAACAGCCAACGTAG
- the LOC135650001 gene encoding uncharacterized protein LOC135650001 isoform X4, with protein MLVSFLFGFVAGFVALVAAEGLAFLWLMGRLRRKRLAVGVASRSQLIARGLDAERSLTVPFEKKGSVWVLEPKKVRKINTDELPKKGTKQQKKNDILEVIPVKRYAKIKDQSLILSNSDGSKTTIQLLGCTVVAVSASNLASRKWAKRYPIKLESNDSKIYKGSKACYLYFDTSWEKESWCKALRLASCPDRGKWNWFSQLGEDFQDYLSSLSIEYPSFLKPSTLYTETTNRTSRIDESSRVQLFLKKFSKKASKNALESRQSSISSSSCGERKIDNRLPSTTGASSSDGFVISSSEDKFSTADEKFVNDKGTLCWNLLLSRLFFDAKNSIEINNLIKACIQTTLSNTRRPSYLCEISCIEHYGNQLKSPSNSATGMGNRNEVDKADGLRNSKSASWTSGHVSRWKAILHSLANQVSQVPLSLSIRVISLRGTLRLYIKPPPSDQLWFGFTTMPELDWNLESSVGDRKITSSHIALLISNRFKAAIRDSLVLPNCETICIPWMLAEKDDWVPRKVAPFMWINNENTEMTWPEFPVPQNREDKPKLDGSNKTKDSLDDKVDEAKNVIHVEQPT; from the exons ATGCTCGTCTCCTTCTTGTTCGGCTTCGTGGCGGGGTTCGTGGCCCTGGTGGCCGCCGAGGGCTTGGCCTTCCTGTGGCTTATGGGTCGCCTCCGCCGGAAGCGCCTCGCTGTGGGCGTGGCCTCCCGGTCGCAGTTGATCGCCCGCGGTCTCGATGCCGAGCGGTCGCTCACTGTTCCCTTTGAGAAGAAG GGCTCAGTTTGGGTACTAGAACCAAAAAAAGTTCGAAAAATTAACACTGATGAATTGCCAAAAAAAGGGaccaaacaacaaaagaaaaatgatATCCTGGAGGTTATTCCTGTCAAAAGATATGCTAAAATTAAGGATCAGTCATTAATCTTGTCCAATTCTGATGGTTCTAAAACAACAATACAACTTTTGGGCTGTACGGTGGTAGCTGTTTCTGCATCAAATTTAGCTTCACGAAAGTG GGCTAAAAGGTATCCCATTAAATTGGAGAGCAATGACTCAAAGATTTATAAGGGGAGTAAGGCATGTTACTTGTACTTTGACACTTCATGGGAGAAGGAATCTTGGTGCAAAGCACTCCGTCTTGCTTCCTGCCCTGATAGGGGAAAATGGAACTGGTTCTCTCAGTTGGGTGAAGATTTCCAAGACTATCTGTCATCCTTAAGTATTGAATATCCTTCCTTTCTGAAGCCATCAACGCTTTATACTGAGACTACTAACAGAACAAGTAGGATTGATGAATCCTCCAGAGTTCAATTGTTTCTGAAAAAATTTtctaagaaggcttcgaaaaatgCTTTAGAAAGTAGACAAAGTTCAATCTCATCATCAAGTTGTGGTGAAAGGAAGATTGACAACAGGTTACCTTCCACGACTGGTGCATCATCAAGTGATGGATTTGTAATTAGTTCATCTGAAGACAAATTTTCAA CTGCTGATGAAAAGTTTGTAAATGATAAAGGTACACTTTGTTGGAATCTGTTGCTATCAAGGCTATTTTTTGATGCAAAAAATAGTATTGAGATCAATAATCTCATAAAAGCATGCATCCAG ACGACATTGTCAAATACAAGAAGACCAAGTTATCTGTGTGAAATATCAT GTATTGAGCATTATGGAAACCAGTTGAAATCTCCAAGCAACTCAGCCACTGGAATGGGTAACAGAAATGAAGTGGATAAAGCAG ATGGCCTTAGAAACTCCAAGAGTGCCAGTTGGACTTCGGGTCATGTGTCTAGATGGAAGGCCATCCTACATTCTCTTGCTAATCAAGTTTCACAG GTACCACTTTCTTTATCAATACGAGTCATTTCACTTCGTGGGACATTGCGCTTATATATAAAGCCACCACCTTCTGATCAACTATGGTTTGGCTTCACAACAATGCCAGAATTAGATTGGAATTTGGAGTCTTCAGTTGGGGATCGGAAAATAACCAGCAGCCACATTGCTTTGCTTATCAGCAATCGATTTAAG GCTGCAATTCGAGACAGTCTTGTGCTCCCTAATTGTGAAACCATATGCATCCCATGGATGTTGGCTGAAAAGGATGATTGGGTACCAAGAAAAGTCGCACCATTTATGTGGATCAACAATGAAAACACTGAAATGACATGGCCTGAGTTTCCGGTGCCCCAAAATAGGGAAGACAAACCGAAGCTTGATGGTAGTAACAAAACTAAAGACAGTCTTGATGACAAAGTTGACGAAGCAAAGAATGTAATACATGTCGAACAGCCAACGTAG
- the LOC135650001 gene encoding uncharacterized protein LOC135650001 isoform X5 codes for MPSGRSLFPLRRRAKRYPIKLESNDSKIYKGSKACYLYFDTSWEKESWCKALRLASCPDRGKWNWFSQLGEDFQDYLSSLSIEYPSFLKPSTLYTETTNRTSRIDESSRVQLFLKKFSKKASKNALESRQSSISSSSCGERKIDNRLPSTTGASSSDGFVISSSEDKFSTADEKFVNDKGTLCWNLLLSRLFFDAKNSIEINNLIKACIQTTLSNTRRPSYLCEISCTGLDLGSVLPYIHRMRVFPVDLNQVLSMEIDIEYSGGIILDIETRLKVRELELQKDLIKTSLESNSTYELNSDFLEGIEHYGNQLKSPSNSATGMGNRNEVDKADGLRNSKSASWTSGHVSRWKAILHSLANQVSQVPLSLSIRVISLRGTLRLYIKPPPSDQLWFGFTTMPELDWNLESSVGDRKITSSHIALLISNRFKAAIRDSLVLPNCETICIPWMLAEKDDWVPRKVAPFMWINNENTEMTWPEFPVPQNREDKPKLDGSNKTKDSLDDKVDEAKNVIHVEQPT; via the exons ATGCCGAGCGGTCGCTCACTGTTCCCTTTGAGAAGAAG GGCTAAAAGGTATCCCATTAAATTGGAGAGCAATGACTCAAAGATTTATAAGGGGAGTAAGGCATGTTACTTGTACTTTGACACTTCATGGGAGAAGGAATCTTGGTGCAAAGCACTCCGTCTTGCTTCCTGCCCTGATAGGGGAAAATGGAACTGGTTCTCTCAGTTGGGTGAAGATTTCCAAGACTATCTGTCATCCTTAAGTATTGAATATCCTTCCTTTCTGAAGCCATCAACGCTTTATACTGAGACTACTAACAGAACAAGTAGGATTGATGAATCCTCCAGAGTTCAATTGTTTCTGAAAAAATTTtctaagaaggcttcgaaaaatgCTTTAGAAAGTAGACAAAGTTCAATCTCATCATCAAGTTGTGGTGAAAGGAAGATTGACAACAGGTTACCTTCCACGACTGGTGCATCATCAAGTGATGGATTTGTAATTAGTTCATCTGAAGACAAATTTTCAA CTGCTGATGAAAAGTTTGTAAATGATAAAGGTACACTTTGTTGGAATCTGTTGCTATCAAGGCTATTTTTTGATGCAAAAAATAGTATTGAGATCAATAATCTCATAAAAGCATGCATCCAG ACGACATTGTCAAATACAAGAAGACCAAGTTATCTGTGTGAAATATCATGTACTGGCTTAGATCTTGGTAGCGTTCTACCTTACATTCATAGAATGAGAGTTTTCCCTGTAGACTTGAATCAGGTGTTGTCTATGGAAATTGATATCGAATACTCTGGTGGTATAATATTAGACATAGAGACAAGACTTAAAGTTCGTGAATTGGAATTGCAAAaggacttgataaaaacaagtttagaaTCAAATTCTACTTACGAGTTGAATTCCGATTTTCTTGAAGGTATTGAGCATTATGGAAACCAGTTGAAATCTCCAAGCAACTCAGCCACTGGAATGGGTAACAGAAATGAAGTGGATAAAGCAG ATGGCCTTAGAAACTCCAAGAGTGCCAGTTGGACTTCGGGTCATGTGTCTAGATGGAAGGCCATCCTACATTCTCTTGCTAATCAAGTTTCACAG GTACCACTTTCTTTATCAATACGAGTCATTTCACTTCGTGGGACATTGCGCTTATATATAAAGCCACCACCTTCTGATCAACTATGGTTTGGCTTCACAACAATGCCAGAATTAGATTGGAATTTGGAGTCTTCAGTTGGGGATCGGAAAATAACCAGCAGCCACATTGCTTTGCTTATCAGCAATCGATTTAAG GCTGCAATTCGAGACAGTCTTGTGCTCCCTAATTGTGAAACCATATGCATCCCATGGATGTTGGCTGAAAAGGATGATTGGGTACCAAGAAAAGTCGCACCATTTATGTGGATCAACAATGAAAACACTGAAATGACATGGCCTGAGTTTCCGGTGCCCCAAAATAGGGAAGACAAACCGAAGCTTGATGGTAGTAACAAAACTAAAGACAGTCTTGATGACAAAGTTGACGAAGCAAAGAATGTAATACATGTCGAACAGCCAACGTAG